The genome window AATTCCACGAGAACGGATACGTAACGATTTTAAAATATCGAAACCGACTTTAACTTCTTCCACTGGATCGGCCGCAAGTGAAATACGTAATGTATCGCCGATACCTTCTGACAGCAGTAATCCTAAACCAATTGCAGATTTAACCGAACCCGCTCTCGCACCACCAGCTTCAGTAATACCTAAATGCAATGGCTGGACAATTTGTTTTGCTAAAAGACGGTAAGATTCAACCGCGAGAAACACATCTGAGGCTTTTACACTCACTTTGAAATTCTCAAAGTTAAAGCGGTCTAAAATATCTACGTGACGTAACGCTGATTCCAACAATGCCTGTGGTGTCGGCTCACCGTATTTCTCTTGTAAATCACGCTCAAGTGAGCCAGCATTTACACCAATTCTAATTGGAATATTTTTATCTTTCGCACAATCAACCACAGCACGAATACGCTCTTCATTACCGATATTACCCGGATTTATACGTAAACAATCGACACCATATTCCGCCACTTTTAATGCAATACGATAATCAAAATGAATATCCGCCACAAGCGGCACATTCACTTGCTGTTTAATGACTTTAAAAGCTTCCGCGCATCCATTGTTGGTACAGAAACTCGGACAATATCCGCACCGACACGCTCAAGTGCTTGAATTTGAGCAACCGTTGCTTCTACGTCCGTGGTACGAGTATTTGTCATCGATTGCACGGAAATCGGTGCATCACCGCCGACTGCAACATTACCGACCCAAATCTTTTTCGATTCACGACGTTTAATTGGAGATTGATGAGCTGACATTTCCAATCCTTATTGTGCTAAAGGTAATTTAATACGGGCAACACGACCATCAATTTTTAATGGTACTTCTTGACCTTTATAGTAAAGTTTCACATTTGCCGGTGCACCAATGGTTAAACGGTATTGTTCATTACCATTAAAAGTAAGCACTTCACCATTAGCATATAATTTCTCCGCTAGGCTTTTCTTGTTTTTTGCACCTTTTACCGTAATCCAGCTTTCTTTACCGGTAATTTCAATTCTTAACTCGTCATTGCTTACTGCCGCCTGTTGAGCTTCTGTCGCATTTTCTGCTGAAGGCTGTTGTAATACATTGACATTCTCAGCTTGCGTTTCTGTAGCTGTGGCTACTGGCAGTTCTGTTGTTACCGTTGCTGTATTTTCAGTTGTCGGAACCACTGGAGTAGTCTCAGTTTTTGGTGCTTCTACAGGCTGTACAGCTGTTGTAACCGGTTGAACACTATTATTTACGACAGGTTCGGTAGCTGGAGGAGTTTGTACTGTTGTCGTATTGTTTTCTAACGGCATTGCAGTAGTGCTAACGATATGCTCTCTAGTTTCTTGCTCTTTTTGATAATCCTGCCACCACCATAGTAATGTCATACCTATCGCACCGAGTAATACAAGAATCGTTAAATATTTAACCCATTGTGTTTGTGATTTTTGTACGACTTTTGCTGAAGATGTTTTTACTGCCTCTTTAGGAATGATCACTTCACCATAATTGACACTTGATACCAATTCTTCTGGTAAATGCAAGAAACGTAAGTAATTACGCACATAACCACGCACAAAAGTTGGGGCAACATTCTGCAGAATAAAAATATCGTTCTCTAAAGATTCAATATGAGACTTTTTCAGATTGGTTTTTTTCGCCACATCCTCAATGCTTAAATGTAAAGACTCACGTGTAGCTCTTAGCTTTTGTCCTAACGAGTGAATGTCTTGATTTTCTTGCGTAGGCGTTTTTGATTCGGTCATAACGATGCTCTTGATTAAAAAATTACAAAAAATTACTCGGAAGTTTAAAGATGTAATGCCTGTTTTGCAATCTTAACTCGCCATTTTGACAAAAATTTTTATACAAGCGGTCTTTTTTTCAAGAATTTAGGATAAAGCGTAAAATAATTCTTCAAATCTCTGATATAAACCAAAGATTATCAGAATAAAAAGCGTAGAATATTTACTTATTGGCACAATATTTAGCCGATAACATGACATACTAAAAATTGGTACTCAAGATGACTTCCGAAAAAAATAAAATACATTTACTTAAACAAAATTTTGCCTCAGGTCTTGTTGTTTTTCTCGTTGCGTTACCGCTATGTCTAGGTATTGCTCTTGCTTCCGGTGCACCTCCGCTTTCCGGTATTGTATCAGGCATCATTGGCGGCATTGTTATCGGTGCATTAAGCACATCTCATATTAGTGTTGCCGGACCAGTTGCAGGTTTAGTTGCTATCGTACTTGCTGCGGTAACGCAATTAGGTTCGTTTGAACTATTTTTATGTGCCGGTATGATTGCTGGTGTTTTTCAGCTTATCCTCGGTTTTGTCAGAGCCGGAAGTATTACTAACTATATTCCGGTGGCAGTTATTGAAGGAATGCTAGCCGGTATCGGTATTTTAATTATTTTCTCGCAACTGCCATATGCCTTGGGAAATAAGCAATTTTTCCAAGAAATCGGTCAGTCATTTGTTAATGTGCATTTAGGCTCATTTAGCATTGCCTTACTTTCACTATTACTAATGTTAGGCTGGGATTCTTCTCCCATGCTAAAAAAAATTAAACTGCTTCCTTCAGCATTGATCGCCGTTATTATCAGTATCTGCCTTAATCAAATATTTATTAGTATGGATAGCTCGCTAGCAATTCCTCGCTCACAGTTAGTGCAATTACCTATTCCGCAATCTTGGACTGAAATGCGTGATCTGATCCGTTTTCCGAATTTTGCCGGTTTTAGCTCATCTATCGTATGGGTAACTGGTGCAACCATGGCAATCGTTGCCTCAATTGAAACGCTATTATCAATTGAAGTCGCCGACCGTTTAGACAGTAAACGCCGTATCACTGATACCAATCAGGAATTACGTGCCCAAGGAGTCGGCAATATTGTTTCTTCCGTATTAGGCGGCTTACCAATTACTGCGGTAATTGTACGTTCATCCGCCAATGCTAATGCCGGTGCAACTCATAAACTCTCCAGTATTATTCACGGTATTTTACTATTGGTGTGTGTGTTGGCAATTCCAACAATTTTAAATCAAATTCCATTAGCCACTTTATCTGCTGTCTTAATTTTGGTCGGTTATAAATTGGCTCGCCCAACGATTTTCAAACACTTTTGGCATAAAGGGATTTATCAATTTATCCCATTTGTTGCAACGGTCATGACTGTAGTAGCATTTGATTTACTCAAAGGTGTCGGATTGGGGTTAGTAATTAGTATTATCTTTTTATTACAAGGTAATATGAAACGAGCTTATTACTTAAGCCGTGAAGAATTGGAAGATGCAAGCTACATCAAAATGCAACTTTCCGAAGAGGTTTCTTTCTTAAATAAAGCGGCAATTAAAAAGACCTTAAAAAATATTCGCCCGAACTCCAAAGTGATTATTGATGCCTCTCGCACTTCTTATATCGCTTCGGACGTATTGGAATTGATTGAAGATTTCGCCAATATTACCGCACGAGAAAATCATATTCGTGTTTATTTAAAAGGCTTTAAATCCGATTACAATAACCAAGAAATCGACCACGCCAGCCACGTTAAAGTGGAACACGGTAGCCGAATTTAAATAAGTATTGAAATTATTGGGTATAGTGGACAAAATTGAGTCTAATTTCCCGATGATATAGCCATATATGGACATTTTTAATGTCTGTTATGGCTTTATTTTTAACTTCGGCTGGCAAATCAAATCCTTTATACACATCATCTTATGCTCATCAATCAATCCTTAGTGAGGGCGAATTTGCTTTTATCAGCTTAAAAAATGACGCTACTAAATTCATTGTATGTGTAATATGTAGTCTATGATAATATTGATAGGAAAATAAATAATTTATGCTACGTTTTAAGCATTGCACAATCGCTTGTGTTTAAATCGTTTAACATTTTCCTATAAATAATAAGCGGTCAAACTTAACCTATTTTTACAACCTTACATTGTAAGAAAAATGACAAATTTGACCGCTTATTTTTACACTATTTTATTTCACAAAGCTATCAAAGGTTAGCTCATAGTTATCACCATCACGATTGTATGAAATATAGCGAGGGAATTTCTCACCTACATATTTTTTCACGGTAATCGCTTTTTGATCGCTGGTTTTAAAACTATAAGTAATTTCTTGATAAGTCTGTCCTTTTACCGTTACCGCTTTTTGTGCTTTATTGAGTTTTACATTTGGCGTCGGATATAATTTTTTACCATTTGTCGTTTGAAAACTTGTTGGTAATTGATCGTAGTAGCTCAACTGGAATGCTGTTGTAAATAAATCAAAAGTTGGCATCGTTAACGCCTCTTGCTTTAATGGATCTTTCGCTTTTCCATATTTAATCGTACTTGAATCAATCTCCGCTAAGGCATAGGTTTTACCATTACGTGTATCACGGTAGCTCAACATATTAAATTGCCCGTTACGCTCTGTCCCTTTCGCAGAGAAAACAATGTTATACAGTGGCACGTTAATTTTCGATTGAATCGAATACTGACCCGCTCCATTTTTAAAATGTACATAAGCCGGCATTAAATAATTCGAACTATATTTAATATTGAAATCGTCAGCCCAAGCGGTTGAAATTAACGATAAAATTGCAAAGAACGAGAGTGCGACTTTTTTAAAAAAATTCATTTATTTTTCCTCAAGTTTGGTATTTTCGAACAAACGGAGAATTGCATTGGTTTCTCGTAATTGTTCTGCCTTTTCCACTTGCATTTTGGTTAAATGCGGCGAGAAATAGTTAATAAAATCATACATATAATTACGTAAGAATGTACCTCGTTTAAATGCGATCTGAGTCATACTAGATTGGAACAGGTGGCTCGCATCAATCGAAACCAAATCACTGTCTGCTGGTGTATGTGCCATAGATGCCATAATCCCAACCCCCAAACCTAAACGTACATAGGTTTTAATCACATCTGCATCTGTCGCCGTAAACACAATATGAGGCAAGATTCCTTCTTTATTAAATGCATGATCTAAATCCGATTGTCCGGTAAAACCGAAGGTATAAGTAATCAGATCATATTTACCAAGCTCTTCGACTGTCAAACTCTCACTTTGGTTCGCAAATTTTACTAACGGGTGATCCGGTTTCACAATGACTGAACGATTCCATAAATAGCAAGGCAACAAAATCGCATCTTCAAATAAATGTTGTGCTTCGGTTGTAATCGCAAGATCCACTTCCCCAGCCATTAATGCATCGTAAATTTGGCTCGGTGAACCTTGATGTAATTGCAAGCTGACTTCTGGGTATTTAGCTTTAAATTTCTCAATAATCGGCGGTAATACATAACGAGCTTGCGTATTCGGTGTCGCAATTCTTAATACGCCACGATTTGGACGCGTTTGTTCTTCTGCTACCGATTTAATGCTTTGAGCTTTAACTAATAATTCTCGGGCAATTGCCACGATTTTTTCTCCGGCAGGTGTTAACCCTTTAATATGTTTACCGTTTCGTTCAAAAATATTGATGCCTAACTCGCTTTCTAATAAGCGAACTTGCTTACTGATACCCGGCTGAGAAGTATAAAGTGTTTCTGCCGCCTCAGTGATATTCAGATTTTGGTTTACAATTTCAACAATATAACGTAACTGCTGTAATTTCATTATTCAATTCCTTTAATAATCTCAACAAGTTGACTCATTGAGCTAATTTCATAAGTCGAACGGATTTGTGTTTCATTTTTACTTTTGGTCGGATTAAACCAACAAGTATCAATTCCAGCATTATTACCGCCTAAAATATCAGATGCTAAAGTATCGCCGACCATTAAGACTTTGGTTCTATCCGATTGATCCATTAATGCAAAGGCATAATCAAACACTTGACGATCCGGCTTTGCCGCACCAATTTGCTCGGATACTACCACAATTTCAAAAAATTTTTCGGTTTCTGTATTAATTAATCGTTTTTGTTGTAATTCAGTAAAACCATTGGTAATAATGCCTAATTTCACTTTACCGTAAAGTTGTTTTAGCATATCCATCACGCCATCTAATGGCTTACTAACTAGAGCCATTTCCGCCATTAATTCTTGATTGAGCTGTAACGCATCAATCCCGGTTTGGTGCGATAACTTCGCAAAACGTCGAGTTTGAATATCTTTTGCGGTAATTTCATTATTTTGGTAAGCAACCCATAACGGTTTATTAACCGCTTGAAACTCATCATAATCTTGTTGAGTAAAATCAATCGCATAGCGTTTTAACATTGATTTTAGACCTAAATATGAATTGAATGAAAATAGTGTTTCATCCGCATCAAACAATACCCATTCATACCTCATTATTTGTAACTTCCTTCTATTTCGTGCGTAATCCATTCAACAAAATGCTGAACCTTTGCAACCTCTTTCATTTGCGGAGGATATACAACATAAAATGCTTTTTCATCATAGACATCCGTAGCAAACGGCTCAATCATCGAACCTTCTTCAATTTCATCTTGAGCAAGAATTCGATTAGCAACCACTACACCTTGACGATGCTTCGCCGCTTGAATCCCCATTGAAGTATTCGGGTACATCGGACCGGATTCAACTTCTAAATGGTTTAATCTCAGGTGTTCCGCCATTTGCTTCCATTTAGTATGTGAACAAACGTGAATCAAATTTTTACCTTCTAAATCTTGCGGTTTACTAATAGGATTATCTCGCAAATATTCCGGTGCGACCAAAATCATAATTCTAGCCTGAACAAGTTCAATCGCTTCAAGATTCTGCCAATTACCTGTTCCGTAGTAAATTGCGACATCAATATCTTTACCTAATAACCCTTCATCTTGTGAAGCCGTAGTCAGTCGCACTTCAATATCCGGATATTTATTGTGAAACTCGTTTAAGCGAGGTACAAGCCAGTGCATACCGAATGATGGTGTCGTACTAATTGAAAGAATTTGTCGGCTACTTTTTAACTTAACTTTTTCAGTAGCCATCGCAATTTGTTCCAAAAGCGGTTGAATATCTTCAAAATATTGCTCACCAGCTTCTGTTAATTCTAATAAGCGATTTCTGCGATGAAATAATGACACACCGAGAAAATCTTCTAATAATTTTATCTGATGACTTACTGCCGCTTGCGTTACAAATAAATCATCCGCCGCTTTAGTAAAATTTAAATGGCGAGTCGCCGATTCAAATGCTTTTAATGCATTTAATGGAGGGAGTCTTTTGTTCATAGTAATTAATTATTCTTGGTTAATTTGGTTAAATAATGGGCTTTGACCTTAAAGGCAGAATGGTTATTCCATTATTTTTTTTGATAGTTAGAATTAAAATTTTTAGTTTGCGTTACTGGTCCAACATCAATATAATTCGCGCCGTACTTAGACGGATAGTGATAGCTGAGATAGACTCTCCGCTATTTCAGATTTTTAAGTATGATGTTGTGTTTGCATATTGGTCTAGGAAACTAGGCTAGAGTAACCTTAAGTTACTCGTTTCACTTCCTGTATATTTTGAACCCTTTTGGTTTATCAACCGCCCTATTTGGGCGGTTTTTTTCGTTTATATCTTATCTATTGTATCAGAATCGATAAATCCTGCCAGTATTTGGCAACTATTTTCATTAAAATTTCTTATCCCAGACCATAAATTATAAATTTTTTATTCATAAACCAAAACAGCATCATTACGCCGGTACTACATAAATCCTGTAATTTATAGTATCCTTCCGTCTTATTTTGATTATCTAATAGAGAGATCCCTTGAGTAAACG of Actinobacillus arthritidis contains these proteins:
- the cysB gene encoding HTH-type transcriptional regulator CysB encodes the protein MKLQQLRYIVEIVNQNLNITEAAETLYTSQPGISKQVRLLESELGINIFERNGKHIKGLTPAGEKIVAIARELLVKAQSIKSVAEEQTRPNRGVLRIATPNTQARYVLPPIIEKFKAKYPEVSLQLHQGSPSQIYDALMAGEVDLAITTEAQHLFEDAILLPCYLWNRSVIVKPDHPLVKFANQSESLTVEELGKYDLITYTFGFTGQSDLDHAFNKEGILPHIVFTATDADVIKTYVRLGLGVGIMASMAHTPADSDLVSIDASHLFQSSMTQIAFKRGTFLRNYMYDFINYFSPHLTKMQVEKAEQLRETNAILRLFENTKLEEK
- a CDS encoding SulP family inorganic anion transporter — translated: MTSEKNKIHLLKQNFASGLVVFLVALPLCLGIALASGAPPLSGIVSGIIGGIVIGALSTSHISVAGPVAGLVAIVLAAVTQLGSFELFLCAGMIAGVFQLILGFVRAGSITNYIPVAVIEGMLAGIGILIIFSQLPYALGNKQFFQEIGQSFVNVHLGSFSIALLSLLLMLGWDSSPMLKKIKLLPSALIAVIISICLNQIFISMDSSLAIPRSQLVQLPIPQSWTEMRDLIRFPNFAGFSSSIVWVTGATMAIVASIETLLSIEVADRLDSKRRITDTNQELRAQGVGNIVSSVLGGLPITAVIVRSSANANAGATHKLSSIIHGILLLVCVLAIPTILNQIPLATLSAVLILVGYKLARPTIFKHFWHKGIYQFIPFVATVMTVVAFDLLKGVGLGLVISIIFLLQGNMKRAYYLSREELEDASYIKMQLSEEVSFLNKAAIKKTLKNIRPNSKVIIDASRTSYIASDVLELIEDFANITARENHIRVYLKGFKSDYNNQEIDHASHVKVEHGSRI
- a CDS encoding RodZ domain-containing protein, encoding MTESKTPTQENQDIHSLGQKLRATRESLHLSIEDVAKKTNLKKSHIESLENDIFILQNVAPTFVRGYVRNYLRFLHLPEELVSSVNYGEVIIPKEAVKTSSAKVVQKSQTQWVKYLTILVLLGAIGMTLLWWWQDYQKEQETREHIVSTTAMPLENNTTTVQTPPATEPVVNNSVQPVTTAVQPVEAPKTETTPVVPTTENTATVTTELPVATATETQAENVNVLQQPSAENATEAQQAAVSNDELRIEITGKESWITVKGAKNKKSLAEKLYANGEVLTFNGNEQYRLTIGAPANVKLYYKGQEVPLKIDGRVARIKLPLAQ
- a CDS encoding transcriptional regulator GcvA — translated: MNKRLPPLNALKAFESATRHLNFTKAADDLFVTQAAVSHQIKLLEDFLGVSLFHRRNRLLELTEAGEQYFEDIQPLLEQIAMATEKVKLKSSRQILSISTTPSFGMHWLVPRLNEFHNKYPDIEVRLTTASQDEGLLGKDIDVAIYYGTGNWQNLEAIELVQARIMILVAPEYLRDNPISKPQDLEGKNLIHVCSHTKWKQMAEHLRLNHLEVESGPMYPNTSMGIQAAKHRQGVVVANRILAQDEIEEGSMIEPFATDVYDEKAFYVVYPPQMKEVAKVQHFVEWITHEIEGSYK
- the yjjG gene encoding pyrimidine 5'-nucleotidase, producing the protein MRYEWVLFDADETLFSFNSYLGLKSMLKRYAIDFTQQDYDEFQAVNKPLWVAYQNNEITAKDIQTRRFAKLSHQTGIDALQLNQELMAEMALVSKPLDGVMDMLKQLYGKVKLGIITNGFTELQQKRLINTETEKFFEIVVVSEQIGAAKPDRQVFDYAFALMDQSDRTKVLMVGDTLASDILGGNNAGIDTCWFNPTKSKNETQIRSTYEISSMSQLVEIIKGIE